The Amblyraja radiata isolate CabotCenter1 chromosome 31, sAmbRad1.1.pri, whole genome shotgun sequence genome contains a region encoding:
- the LOC116990485 gene encoding segment polarity protein dishevelled homolog DVL-1-like isoform X4 — MVTSGLWHCFGRNRQTPGSAQRTAQSNQGVQSTRFFLRPLQPVRCFPEAPPQVYQFARVNGHPKPDRHRNPGGYDSASTVMSSELDSSSFIDSDDDNTSRLSSSMEQSTSSRLMRRHKRRRRRHRMRQMDKSSSLSSITDSTMSLNIITVTLNMEKYNFLGISIVGQSNDRGDGGIYIGSIMKGGAVAADGRIEPGDMLLQVNDVNFENMSNDDAVRILREIVSKPGPISLTVAKCWDPTPRSYFTIPRTEPVRPIDPAAWISHTTAMTGSFPHYGMSPTTSAITSTSSSLTSSIPDSEKFEDWPLTVKSEMPIIVKAMQLSDSGLEIRNRLWLKITISNAVIGADVVDWLFSRVQGFKDRREARKYASSMLKHGYLRHTVNKITFSEQCYYIFGDLTANMAGLSLNEGSSGTSEHDILAPLPHPACPWQLAQGFPYQYPLPQSYYPATCQEPTPNYGNGSAGSQQSEGSKSSGSIRTVGERRSSMGKEKEQKTESKKVGVEGEPDRPTGNILHCERPASQLSHHSHCSHGLPGVLPIYQPPVQKACGPPGAPLVRDLAAVPPELIGSRQSFQKAMGNPCEFFIDIM, encoded by the exons TTGCACGAGTAAATGGACACCCAAAACCAGATCGGCATCGCAATCCAGGTGGTTACGATAGTGCCTCCACTGTGATGAGCAGTGAATTGGACTCAAGCAGCTTTATTGACTCTGATGATGACAATACTAGCAG GCTAAGCAGCTCGATGGAGCAGAGCACTTCGTCTCGACTCATGAGGAGGCACAAACGTAGGAGGCGGAGGCATCGCATGAGACAGATGGACAAG TCCTCATCATTGAGCAGTATCACAGACTCCACCATGTCACTCAATATTATCACTGTGACGCTAAACATGG AGAAGTACAATTTCCTGGGGATCAGCATCGTTGGTCAGAGTAATGACCGGGGAGACGGCGGGATTTACATTGGGTCGATAATGAAGGGAGGAGCAGTGGCAGCTGATGGCAGAATTGAGCCTGGTGACATGCTTCTGCAG GTCAATGACGTCAACTTTGAAAACATGAGCAATGATGATGCTGTGAGGATTCTACGGGAAATAGTCTCAAAGCCTGG ACCCATCAGCTTAACAGTAGCCAAGTGTTGGGACCCCACCCCCAGGAGCTATTTCACCATTCCCAGGA CAGAACCAGTGAGACCTATTGACCCAGCAGCCTGGATCTCTCATACCACTGCCATGACAGGATCATTCCCCCATTACGGCATGAGCCCTACCACCAGTGCCATTACTTCCACCAGTTCGTCACTAACCAGCTCCATCCCAGATTCGGAAA AGTTTGAAGATTGGCCACTAACGGTTAAAAGTGAGATGCCAATCATCGTCAAGGCAATGCAGTTGTCTGACTCGGGACTGGAGATCCGTAATAGACTGTGGTTGAAGATCACCATTTCAAATGCTGTCATTG GAGCTGATGTAGTCGACTGGCTTTTCTCACGCGTGCAGGGATTTAAAGATCGGCGCGAAGCAAGAAAATATGCAAGCAGTATGCTGAAGCATGGCTACCTCAGGCATACAGTCAATAAAATTACCTTCTCTGAGCAGTGTTACTATATCTTTGGGGACCTCACTGCCA ATATGGCTGGCTTGAGCTTAAATGAAGGTTCCAGTGGCACATCAGAACATGACATTCTTGCACCTCTCCCACATCCAGCGTGCCCCTGGCAGTTGGCTCAGGGGTTCCCGTATCAGTATCCACTGCCTCAGTCGTATTATCCTGCGACATGCCAAGAGCCTACCCCAAACTATGGAAATGGCAGTGCTGGAAGCCAGCAGAGTGAAG GAAGCAAAAGCAGTGGATCTATTCGGACTGTTGGTGagagaagaagctcaatggggaaggaaaaggagcagAAAACAGAGTCAAAGAAAGTGGGGGTTGAGGGCGAACCTGACCGCCCCACTGGGAACATTTTGCATTGTGAGCGACCAGCAAGCCAACTCAGTCACCACAGCCACTGTTCTCATGGACTTCCAGGGGTTCTGCCAATCTACCAGCCCCCAGTCCAAAAAGCATGTGGGCCCCCTGGAGCTCCCCTTGTCCGGGATCTAGCAGCTGTCCCCCCTGAGCTCATCGGCAGCCGGCAATCCTTCCAAAAGGCCATGGGGAATCCATGTGAGTTCttcatcgacatcatgtga